A single Vigna radiata var. radiata cultivar VC1973A chromosome 8, Vradiata_ver6, whole genome shotgun sequence DNA region contains:
- the LOC106772207 gene encoding uncharacterized protein LOC106772207 produces the protein MQYSRRREEDHTAPHRFESGPDPFRRNRRDGSDPVQQRKMSPMKVDGARRGGGGSKGGSDGFEGRDYDWQRVGGGRRSGRVRSRSPPIETVRKRSHFDDGVSRDRSCSPPPPPPGSRARYELSKAMHYSVDNGNLDAKRIYLDREKDLVEGKLGGGHGGMVDQKFVVRENEVGGSYKYRSVQDTGVSVTMRYEETGRHFSPPSRGVPTGRRFDHDRLQHRDGLPMDKIPLTESHSGADKTILYARDVSYSALSPSYAKDFAGTSHMRDYGGSTIEMSRSEFLCAHGDGICLPASYDLSRSSGKLAEPAGFSGHGQRTVLDPARALEIGSRNMTCHQRCEFSPTRTEHVDFLNYKSQVRAAHDERLYQYDDLPKRTLPHGRLDYEQAVTEYDNREFSRPYIPHRDLDRNGKSEDSYSNQRRAIVHDHPAIHKPKYYDYHDVRRTSITSMQDEAYLRSGYHLENGKRMPPDYEVSHMGEPEADRLPILRTEYESRRDVGPGLQQERFQSSPMSKHNSETYRQAVRAEMRQDIGIHEHSERLMKRKYNANDEINMHDLRTIKSSKWGATEEFQDAYENEEWVDEEDMDILYSSGNVEFNPKMYRKYKNEYNELDNEEDFPSDELIIPQGSMGHIPRNSLQFQKYSNQNIKHHSKSSSSNWSKSQHFSKRNAIQKQPKVWKKYHGYDENNKHAANDESSEDWISAAESEPTEGSEEFNQMVHENFLLYSKKLNLNLYVQRRYQDQGKAGSLYCIACGRSSSKEFMDTQRLVTHAFMSHKAGLRAKHMGLHKAICVLMGWDTVVPQDTVTWVPQVLPPAEALAQKEDLILWPPIVIIHNISMSDQNPQNWKVVSMETIEAFLRGKGFVRGRIKLCLGKPADQSIVLVKFLGTFGGLGDAERLHKYLSDNNRSRAEYERVKSEGIENCNMGETDEGAKVENILYGYVGIAEDFDKLDFNSKKWSMVKSRKEIDDLDKAPVKTDERR, from the exons ATGCAATACAGTAGACGGCGCGAGGAAGACCACACTGCACCGCACCGATTCGAGTCGGGTCCCGACCCGTTTAGGAGAAACAGGAGAGACGGGTCGGATCCGGTGCAGCAGAGAAAGATGAGCCCTATGAAGGTGGATGGGGCGAGAAGGGGTGGTGGTGGGAGCAAAGGGGGTTCTGATGGGTTTGAAGGGAGGGATTATGATTGGCAGCGTGTGGGTGGTGGTAGAAGGAGTGGTAGGGTTCGGTCAAGGTCACCTCCAATTGAGACAGTAAGGAAAAGGTCACACTTTGATGATGGGGTTAGCCGTGATAGAAGTTgttcaccaccaccaccaccaccaggcTCGAGAGCAAGGTACGAGTTGTCAAAAGCCATGCATTACTCTGTCGATAATGGAAACTTAGATGCAAAGCGCATTTACCTTGATAGAGAGAAGGACTTGGTTGAGGGCAAGTTGGGTGGTGGGCATGGTGGTATGGTGGATCAGAAGTTTGTGGTACGTGAAAATGAAGTTGGGGGATCCTATAAATATAGGTCTGTTCAAGATACGGGTGTAAGTGTGACAATGAGGTACGAAGAAACCGGTAGACACTTTTCTCCACCGTCGAGGGGTGTGCCAACAGGTAGGAGATTTGATCACGATAGACTACAACACAGAGACGGACTACCTATGGATAAGATACCCCTCACAGAGTCCCACAGTGGGGCAGATAAAACTATTCTTTATGCTAGGGATGTTTCTTATTCTGCCTTATCTCCCTCCTATGCAAAGGATTTTGCAGGCACTTCTCACATGAGGGATTATGGAGGTTCCACCATAGAAATGTCAAGGAGCGAATTTCTATGTGCACACGGTGATGGCATCTGTTTACCTGCATCTTATGATCTGTCAAGGAGCAGCGGGAAACTTGCTGAACCAGCTGGGTTTAGTGGGCATGGGCAAAGGACAGTTTTAGACCCTGCTAGAGCTCTTGAAATTGGATCAAGGAATATGACATGTCACCAACGATGTGAGTTCAGTCCTACCAGGACTGAGCATGTggattttcttaattataaatcaCAGGTAAGGGCAGCACATGATGAGCGTTTATATCAATATGATGATTTACCTAAAAGGACATTGCCTCATGGTCGATTGGACTATGAGCAAGCTGTAACGGAATATGATAATAGGGAGTTTTCCAGACCTTATATTCCACATCGAGATTTAGATAGAAATGGTAAGAGTGAAGATTCTTATAGCAATCAAAGAAGGGCTATTGTACATGATCACCCTGCAATACATAAGCCAAAGTATTATGACTATCATGATGTGAGAAGAACATCAATTACATCAATGCAAGATGAGGCTTATCTGCGATCTGGATATCATCTTGAAAATGGGAAAAGAATGCCACCAGACTATGAAGTTTCACATATGGGTGAACCTGAGGCTGACCGGTTACCAATTTTAAGAACAGAATACGAATCTCGAAGAGATGTTGGACCAGGGCTCCAGCAAGAAAGGTTTCAAAGTTCACCTATGTCTAAACATAATTCAGAAACCTACAGACAAGCTGTCAGGGCGGAAATGAGACAGGATATTGGCATTCATGAGCATTCAGAGAGacttatgaaaagaaaatacaatgcCAATGATGAAATAAATATGCATGATTTGAGAACCATAAAATCAAGTAAATGGGGTGCAACTGAAGAATTTCAAGATGcatatgaaaatgaagaatgggtAGACGAGGAGGATATGGATATATTGTATTCATCTGGTAATGTTGAATTTAACCCCAAGATGTACAGGAAGTATAAGAACGAATATAATGAGTTGGATAACGAAGAAGATTTTCCATCTGATGAACTGATTATACCTCAAGGTTCTATGGGACATATACCGAGGAATTCCCTTCAATTTCAGAAGTATTCCAATCAAAATATAAAGCATCATTCAAAATCTAGTTCTTCAAACTGGTCTAAATCCCAGCATTTTTCTAAGAGAAATGCAATTCAAAAGCAACCTAAAGTTTGGAAAAAGTATCATGGATATGATGAGAATAATAAGCATGCAGCTAATGATGAATCATCTGAAGATTGGATAAGTGCTGCAGAATCCGAGCCGACCGAGGGCTCTGAGGAGTTTAATCAAATGGTACATGAGAATTTCTTACTGTACTCCAAGAAGTTGAATCTGAACTTATATGTGCAAAGAAGGTACCAGGACCAGGGAAAAGCGGGTAGTTTGTACTGCATTGCTTGTGGCAGAAG CTCGTCAAAAGAATTCATGGACACTCAACGTCTAGTAACTCATGCTTTTATGTCCCATAAGGCTGGGCTGAGAGCCAAGCATATGGGGCTTCACAAAGCAATCTGTGTTCTGATGGGATGGGATACCGTTGTTCCTCAAGATACAGTAACTTGGGTTCCCCAGGTATTGCCCCCAGCAGAAGCTCTGGCTCAAAAGGAGGATTTGATCCTTTGGCCTCCTATTGTTATCATCCATAACATATCCATGTCTGATCAAAATCCACAAAACTGGAAGGTTGTAAGCATGGAAACAATTGAGGCGTTTCTAAGAG GCAAAGGTTTTGTGAGAGGAAGAATCAAACTGTGCTTAGGGAAGCCTGCGGACCAAAGTATTGTATTGGTGAAATTCCTGGGCACGTTTGGTGGGCTGGGAGATGCAGAGAGGCTTCATAAATATCTTTCTGATAATAATCGCAGTAGAGCTGAATATGAGAGAGTAAAATCTGAAGGTATTGAAAACTGCAACATGGGAGAGACAGACGAAGGAGCCAAAGTGGAGAATATTCTTTATGGGTATGTTGGAATTGCTGAGGACTTTGACAAACTAGATTTCAATAGTAAGAAATGGAGTATGGTAAAGAGTAGGAAGGAGATTGATGATCTGGATAAAGCTCCCGTTAAAACTGACGAGAGGCGATAA